AATTCGTACAGTTTAATCTTCTCTTTAAAGTCATTGAAATTTTTGGCACCATAAAGTATTACTTTATTAGCAGGGTCGTCCATAATTCCCTCAATTATATACTGCATTATGACTTCATTTTCGATGTTTCCTCTGCTACCGATTTCTCTCATTCTTAGTACATACTCCTGTACGCTTTCACCTTGTTTCTTCTTTCGATTCATCAGCATTCTGTGAATTTCAGCACTACTTATTTTGTTCTCAAACTCTGCTGTCAGTCTCTTCTTCAGGAGCTTCCAGCTATTAACTCCTTTCTCTGACTGTATATACAGTTTAGCTATTCCTTTTAGAGATCGTTTAGCAAAAATTAGCATTTGCAAATCATTCCATCCCATCAGATTGGAAATTTCTTCAAAATCAGTGATCCATTTTCCTATAGGATAATCGTCTTTTCCGTCGAAATTTCTTATACTATCCTCTACGTCTCTAAAAGTTAAGGCAAATGAATCATTCAATCTACCTCTCGtcattttgtttgattttgatcTATTCCTCGTAAATAAATCCGTCGTCCTTTCATCATCCATATCGTCATCATTATTATCGTCGTCGGTAACGTCTTTACCTTCTTCCTCGTGATAAGCGTCTTTATCACTATTTGCGTCGTTATCTTCATTATAGCGATCGTCTTCGGTAACGTCTTTACCGTTTTCCTTGTAATAAACGTCTTTATCACCGTCATCATCGCTAGCGTCTTCGTCTTCATCGTCATTCTCGTCTTCAAGATTGAAGTCGTTCAAAAATGAACAAATACGTTCAATCACGTCGTCTTCTGAACCAGTGTAGTTCAGATCTAAAACACTGCAAACTGCTACTAAGTCCGGCATACTTAGTTTGTTTTTCACGTCTTCTATTTTTGTGGAATATTCCTCGGATTCTTTATCCCACGAAAATTTTGTGAAATTCCGCAAGTTCTTCCTTGTTTGTCGCGGCAACCCTTTATCCCCGTACGCGACAACATGCAACGCCTTAACAGCACTTAATGCCGAATTTTTAAGGTTTAAACTAATTTTTGGAAAATCGTTAAGAGTTTGATTAGACTGCATTTTAAAAAGGTATATACTTAAttagaataaacaataaaaaaaaataaaaataaaaagatagatTATCTTTTAACTAAAAAGTTAGATTATTTTTTCCCCTGTGCAAATTGTACTTGTGAACTGTAGAATTGTAGTCGCTTTTCctttaaaattatcaatatttactacaaatactaacaaagttatgagttattaaaataaatgaacagaaacaaacaataaaaaaaacaaaaaatcgttAAATAATTTATGATAGTTCTCAACATTCACTGTTTATCGTCAAAAGTTCCAGTTCACAGCTCCTCGAAAAAAAATAATCTTTGGTCAGATTTCTAATTTCCAGACACAAGACCAAAGTgtcttgactatttttaaaatattggaaCAAACACACCTGATTTCTCCTTGGTAATACTGCTTGCTATGATTGCGTCTCGTCGTCGTCGTCTTCACTGCCCAAACAGCCGCAAAGCGTCGTCTACACTGTACTAGCCTGCTACTCCACCAACACAACCATTCACCAACAGTTTACAAAGTCCGGAAGTCACCAATAGTTTAAAAAAGTCCGAAAATCACCAACAGTTTCCACGTTTCCCGAACAGTCATAAACAGTTTCCAAAAATTACGTCTCGTCACTTGAGCCGATTTTTTAATTACACTTCACTTTACGGTATTTCGCGAACTTTACGACGAAATTGTCTTTCTTAGATCCGCGGTTTGAGCCCCCAAAATGTAGGTTTCTTTTTTAGacgatcgtaataaaagtccgtttgatgtttaatagttttaattaataaaatagatgtctaaattattgttactattaaattatcgaaatataaaagtacttgtgtaattgcgaccaaaaATCTTACATGTTCTTACTCTTACAAAAGggaaatgtatttataaataatttgcgtctaatcaatataatacccgtctaAGTATTATCCCTTATTATTATCCCTTAACCTAAGAACATAGGTCCGTCGCGTTTATGGTGTTATCCTCGACTAAATGTATTCGTTCCCACACAACCAAAATTCCTTTACTGCTAATCTTCCCTTTTTCATGGTTTAATTCGCTTTCGCGGGAACTAGcctattagtaataaaaattgggtcaaagggctctactttgttatttttatgtcttaaaaataaacagaaactGCTCACTTAAACTACCCCTCGATTAGATACGCCCACCCATCTGTGCATTTTAGAGCCTCGCCGACAACCGCTCGTTTCGTGTTTGTAAATACgaataattaaagaaatattatatacagggtatcttaaaaattaacataaaatatttacaatcctacatatatttataaaattttgacactattggcatttcataggttaattaagttatttcagcgattttttgtattttcggcgttattcctttaatttttagattttgtttttactcaattttgaaaaaatgtgaaaactttaaATTACACACGTCCGTCTGTTTGTCtgtgaacacaactcctccgtcattataccaggtaggatgacaaatgaggtgtcaaatgaaagcttataacttataatccaaggatggtactaaaggtgagaaattggacctaggttgtctgtccgtccgactgcgaatataactccttcgtcattataccaggtagaacgacaaattaggtgtcaaatgaaaccttataatccaaggatggtactagaggtgagaaatttgacctagccTGTCTGTCcgcccgaccgcgaatataactcctccgtcaatataccaggtagaatgacaaatgaggtgtcaaatgaaagcttataattcaaggatggtactaaaggtgagaaatttggccaAGGCTTTCTGTtcgtccgactgcgaatataactcccttgttattataccaggtataatgacaaatgaggtgtcaaatgaaagcttataatccaaggatggtactaaaggtgagaaatttgacctaggctgcctGTCCGtatgaccgcgaatataactcctctgtcattataccaggtagaatgacaaatgaggtgtaaaatgaaagcttataatccaaggatggtactagaggtgagaaatttgacctaggctgtctgtccgcccgaccgcgaatataactcctccgtcaatataccaggtagaatgacaaatgtggtgtcgaatgaaagctaatccaaggatggtacttcaggtaagaaatttgacctagcACTTATGGTTTTAGAAAGgcaaccagaagtactgtttcACGGGAATAGTATAAgtaatatattattcgacgcaccctcgcaagacgagaacaaatatatacttccggtttcatgactgtctgtccttccgtgaatacaactcctccgttattaatataGATAGAGTAACAAATGAGATATCGAATGTAAgcataacccaaagatggtattaaagatgagaaatttgacatcgcaTTTCCAGTTTTAGAGTTAGAAACGTAAGTACttttttaaagtcaccgaaataatataagcgatatatcattggacgtgccttagcaagatgagaaaaaatgtaaaattttacttttgatatcatttttgattaaaaagttCTAACTAGAAGTGTCagtattggctccgtgcgtctcccctctacttacagtcacgtgacacgctgtcagattttgtcaggacgttttaacattgagtcttatgggattattttgttaaacttgaatattttattttgtagtgataataaccgaatacaattgttagaattcattagttattaatttataatgtaatttatagtgcaacaaaatattttctttttcgttaataaatatttattgacataaactgcgatagtgaggttatgtatacaaaatcaaactaataatcaatattggaaagtgaagaatttatatcacattaagtgcgtttttattttctgtttatattaatacataatatcactagcgtgacacggcatttttttttaaatgtctcattggaacatacacaaagcgtcctgataaaatttcaaaaaaccgccaccatgagcaggtcggtcgattttgctttgacactttgttaacgctcggagcgtatagtcgcagaaatagtacatgtaacacatcagtcgaagcgtattgaaaagttgagtttgaatctttagttccggttttgaaattatttctgtttaagcaatgataactcaaattttagcaaaaatgacttaaaattagtaaaatcgtatatcgaaATCAATTATCGACTTCTAGTTCTACTTTCgtttactttgggtgaaaacctaggacttacgaagttcAATAATTACTTGTTtagtctgtttttataaaaaaaacagctgtttttagaactctttagcgacgcttttcatcgattgtcatttgtttcgagtttctgtcatgtgtcacataatattactatatctacgtcatacgtctttggtatGTTATATACCAGTGATATGGGAAAGAGGGGATAGGATATAAGgcccctgattctaattcatttcaatttcgacagtcgcaatttcatttcgacaccgctatgacagccgcagagtatagcgattcttattcatttcgatattagttacaactggggatattaaccttatcatgttgagactgctcagaatttgggttggcgcttcggtttattggaatttgttgatagtctgggaaaattatcgaaaaaatgccatttttgggaaaaattatttaccagctattttattgctaaaatcgaatcttaagattgcatatattagtaatatggggtatgacaagtccgcagaaagtgtgttattttatttataaacaaattagcactcctaaatcttctttttttttcaattagtggtctgtaacttctaaaatttttcctttgagccaaaaatactcaaataaaaattcaccgtaatttagttctgcacaaagttattttttttccgatttccttcaacaaaaattttactcagaaaatccgagttttcccaaaaaatctgcaattttcaattaaaattttagggaagtacctaattatttatcaataattaaataattgatgacatgaaagatttattatagtagattatacagaggggctaaattatggaataaattcatttctttaaaacggacgattttggagcaaaatcccgaaagaggtcgatttttatttttaaattacaattttttggcatatatttcatactagtgacgtcatctatctgagcgtgatgacgtaatcgataattttgttaatgggaataggggttgtgtggtaggtcatttgaaagggcgttcaattctctattcagtaatataaacattaatatcattaggtatttatacagggttgccaaaaaaaatttttgaattaaattaattggcgcaaaaagaagaatgcatgtaatttatttaactcaaaatacattgtactgctgtcagaaaatagaaaaaaaggtttatttcccaaataaacatttcttttcgcttaaattaaatcacaaacagcctccctcctacctattggcagtctgaacatttaatttaagctaaaagcaatgtttatttgcaaaataaacattttttttttattttctgacagcaatagaatgtattttgagttaaataaattacatgcgtTCTTctttcttgcgtcaattaatttaattcaaaaatttttttggcctccctggataaataatgatattaatgtttataatactgaatagagaattgaacgcctttgtaaatgagctacaacacgaacccctattcctatttaaaaaaaataatcgattacgtcatcacgctcggatggatgacgtcactagtttgaaatatatgccaagaaatttaatttaaacataaaaatcgacctgtttcgggatttttctctaaaatcgtccattttagagaaaatgaatttattccataatttagcccctctctgtatatcaggagaccggcgacaatctaaccaatagtttagcaataattaaaatgttaaataaaaaatttcggtcgaaataaccagcaagattatgatacaccagaataactatgattttcgtataaaaaagcactatacctattcaacgtaccttacaggattgaaattggaccatttgagcggtctcaggaatgttataaagaaacaattttttggcttataaacaaatagaacccctcagaaaatattagattaaattaaattaagttaacgttgttgaaaagggcacggcttctgtgtccttttcgaagaaaaacaaattgaattgcgaggactgattccaggtataaccggtcaaatttgaccggcatttgcgacagttATAAACAACcagattttaatctttgaaccattagataccttttaattccggtcctctttgtacatacaaattttcatatcttcaagacactcataacaaaaaagatttatgtcactgtcaccaaattatttaattattgataaataattacttccctcaaattttagttgaaaattaaagattttgtttggaaaacccgaattttccgtggaaaatttccgtcgaaggaaattggaataaattatcaatgtgcagaattaaattactgtcaatttttatgtgagtgtttaggtttaaagttaaaattttcggagttatagagcaataataaaaaaaaaagatttcggagcgctaatttgtttataaacaaaatagcacactttctgtggactttgcacagctatattactaatataggaaatcttaagatttgatttcagcatgtccagcaataaaatagctggtaattaattttccttgttttttactaattttcccagattattaccttacatctttcattgagttgatgattcatgttgtggacattctcaattattatatttctaatttaatactattctatctaattcctcaaaacaagcaaatttcaattaaacccagctatattataataccttttgctttagttttccttgcaagaaataaacaaaacacatctaaactaaacctaacctcgcttttggccattcattcatctccgtgtcaaataatttcgacagtcgaaattataatatcaacaccctttttaaagtcgctattaatttcgatagtcgctatttcatgacgtcacttcgttagttcaactaaaatccacaaggctcgcacaatcgcatttcaaccgtcgccatattgaaagcgacttgttttatgtcgaaatttgatttaagGCATGATTTTGTATTTACTAAATGGGACCACTTGATTTGACACTTTTGTGCTACATCCAATATGGCGACGGGCAGGTTTTTATACGTTATGTTATATATGAAAtatgttattaatttattaattagttattaaaattattaattatatatatatatatttatataatataatataattttataattatatattttatatagagCAGAGTATACTACCAAAGTGTTGTTACGCCATATTGGATGGAGCGTTTTTGCGAGTGAAACCGAGCCCATCTACTTCACCGTCACCGTATGCCGCATcccctccctcccacatcactgttATATACCAATAATAACATGACCACAGCATAAaaaacgcaacagcagtgacacactagaaggcgggaaaagttcgcgcactattactgcgcagatcgtcggccatttttcgcgtagtacCAGACAGTGTAGAAGatcgacagtgttgccgatttgtacataattatcagatttacttaacttttatgacattctaatataaatatattttaacataattttatacgtatgcctgtgggaattatgtcaataattgggacataacacaaaatattgacgatgaatggcgattgtatATATTTGCAGAAATTcgagaaaatattcaaaaagaaTATGTTAAGGGTAATAAATTTAGTGCAATAACTGAGACTGCAGCAATGCAGAAAtacaaaaaatcacgttttcttaGATATCGTTGTCTGTCGACGTTTAAATGCGATCTGTGAGCAAATATTAAATTAGTGTTAGCAAAAGTGAAGGAGTAAAAAGAATGTTACTCCTTTCAAAcagacaaaaaatgttaaaatattttaatcacATAAAGTCTTCATTTCCACAAGATGAGGATGAGGAAATTTTATTTGAAAGCGTTCCAGATGTAGTtttattatagtataatatattacatataaaaaatgaatgggaaaatcccaatagttggctgtataccatagtttaaaaaaccaatacagaagtaaaaacttcgagatgtattctggtataaaatcgtttatttaaaactataaaatgtcatggattgcaaaacgttttcgttctatacagaacatcttcagtgcctagaatgaagtatttccacgttagtttaaagcaaaaggttaaaattgtgactgttaaaatgaaaaatgtgggaatacttacatcctgccgagtagtttaaaactagcacactgtaaatagtgttaacctcattgtatatggtttacataatataatatattaaaattttatgactacaagtcgatgttgatagataaagtgaaacacatgctaaaagggtgccatggttccctgctcgaagatgctaggtacttgccaattcaatgggcacagaccaactgagaaattaggaagtggatatacaatttgacaagacatatattacatataattttcttacaagtatttttgaattaacaaattgaataaaataacttttttcttaatgtatttttattacccGTAGAAACTACCAAGATCAAAAATGTTAacataatttttggcaaaatctgatcattttagcagtggcttaatataatttcatatagtgacatcggcaacactgatgaacaaaCGCATCACATCACCACAGAGATGTACTACGCACAAAATGGCGActctgtacttttcaacttcaaaggcggcatctgggagtgtccttgctggtctcgtttattatgctgtggtatGACTATGGAGACCTACACCCCCGAACACCTACACAGAGGAGAGGGAGGAGAGGAATCAAGATAGGACGACCTTGATTTTTTGTGTACACGATTTTGCCTGTTTcctgtttgcttggtttctcgctagggcggcggtggcgtagagatagatgctagttttgcattggagtgaaaatttcgaaaataattaattattcgtagttaatataagattattggttttggtggttaatattatttaaatatgagtgccaagaaagcttacactaaaaaacttgcttcgtaccgggatttatatcgagttatcgttccgataaaaTATTCAAAAGGGAACTTCACGAAGTTAATAAAGACTTTAtaaagatttgtctttatgttatttataacgttcatgGATTATACCTATTCGTTAGTATGTTATTTCtttcggtgtaaataaaatttgtgtattacctattattggtttttattttaatctgaaaattatagtgataatagtaTAGGAGGATCTTGAAAGTTTgtctgtcgaaacaatgcatttgttgagacaaaatatttcacaaaaattaacattaattttataaaagtcagactgtcgtctgtagttaatttacatatatttttattaactaaatttaaacatctgataggtatataagctttcagaatatagataaatGAAGTGTTCAGGAAAAAagcattttaaattttgataaaaagaataattaaaaaaaaatgatcaataaacttcaaattatttaaataactttttaaaaacaattacgtacggttaagtttaattttttcaactaacaaacttttCGATATGTTacaaagatattaacaaattaatttgcagttgaaataccattggtatataaatgtggTAAATagttagataatgtgacaaaatatttccgcttcaaaatGAGCTTTCCTAGATAGGTATTAAAGTAATGACACAGTTTTTTTGCTCATACGAATTGTTGTATAAACCtatattcgctccgagcgttaacaaagtgtcaaagcaaaatcgaccgacctgctcatggtggcggttttttgaaattttataaggacgctttgtgtatgtttaaatgagacatttaaaagaatgtcgtgtcacgctagtgatattatgtattaatataaacagaaaataaaaacgcactataaattcttcactttccaatattgattatcagtttgattttgtatgcataacctcactattgcagtttatgtcaataaatatttattaacgaaaaagaaaatattttgttgcactataaattacagtataaattaataactaatgaattctaacaattgtattcggttattatcactacaaaataaaatattcaagtttaacaaaataatcccataagactcaatgttaaaacgtccttacaaaatctgacagcgtatcacgtgactgtacgtagaggggagacgcacggagccaatacgctctgagcttcgctggtgtcgctcctagcggttactaattcaacttttactggtaatttttaaatttattatttaattgttatcgcttaatatttacaacgcaaaaaaataattaaattgtaatcgatttttttaagatttttctaatcattttgacgttctattgataaaatatcaatttcttacttcggatactttgacaataatcgtgtagatggcgctaagattataatagattatttataattagatattacggaacattaaaaaaacttaaattcagtatttaaaacgtaagtatatttaaggtaaaaatatataccacagctttgaccaactaatattgtttataattaatgtttttaattttaattttaaattaatcactttgacatttatgtcaaatttccggtaaacgtttacaaacttgtcactactggcgttcgcgaatttgtaaatatcccctctacgtacgagctcacagcgtatactgtGGTAATGACTTTAAATTTGTtgtcacatctccatctacaatggtataaaaagaatacactttttaccacacgtcaatatgttataaggttaaaataatttatttttggcataaaacatattcagctacaatccaccaataaattaatttacgctaaaaacaataataaaatgagttaaataataaataagtccATGCTAATGTATTTGTAGTTGTTCGGTGtttgtagcacctattcgaacacttgcgcctctatcggcgattgctgaaagttgaattagaggttgaaaagttagcccacaacaaacgatgcattgcgtttccaGTGGAAACTTTCCctttccactccttcttacaggtctcgtctccatagggcttttcatcgattctcatttgtttcgagcttctgtcatgtgtcacataatattcgcgatgaaaaacaaagGTACGGATAGATGTTACAACCCATTCCGCTGTGTTGCCAAATTTTTAAGCAGTATCGAAACGCGGCAGATttaaaaacatgtcaaaatatgTTGTTTTACTTTACAGGTTCTAAAAGTGAatcaaatctattttttctaatttgatagttgcttgtataatataatatattccaGTTAGTTATCCAGTAGATAAGCTTTAAAAGTAAGTTTAGATTCCGAACACACctgatttttgtgtttatttttataatttcagcTCCTAACCTAACATAATTAGATTCAAATatgattttatcgtttttatttcCATTTTGGAAGAGGGAATGAAGAAAATGTAAGTAAATCAAAGAATTACAACTTAAAAAATAAGTATACAAAGTCATAAGGTTTAGAAATACATTTCCATATTTTAATCAGACAACAATATTGTCTTAGAAATaaaacattgattatgctgaaaAATTTACTGGAGAGCTTGAACAAGAggaaaaatccattttaagttAGTGGAAAACTGTTGATTTGTATGTAAAATAAAAGACAAAGACAAGTTTAAATAAAGACAATCTAGCTAATGAAACAGATGCAGTGGTAATTttgtttacataataattatgtgtacatattatatgattattaatattaactgttcaatgatgtaaaaatttgttaatgtggggaaaacttttatttaaattcaatactATATTTCTGTAGTGGTATGGCAAAACTTGATGTTGTGGCTGATTTTAGCCAGaatgagattatttgcttgatatgCTATTTAGTAACGTTTCTTCAAGTTGGTAGAGTTTGGTATGTGTATGATGAAGGTAAAACCCCCTTTGTCCCACATATCTTTTGTATAAAAGATATGTCCCCTCCCCTTTTaacttacagtagaaccccgattatccgggtgCAGATTATCCGTGCTACGATTTTCTATTACATACCcaagttgcatttttgaggttttatcaaaatagcgtcatcgtaaatcacttgacagaaactctatatgacgaaagagagactcataatgaaatattaatttttttctgttatctttttatggtaggtacatatgtatgtgtatgtacatatgtattatacataagaaatacatgttcggattatccctGCTTTTCAATACACCTTCGGTCCCGAGGAggacggataatcggggttctactgtattaggtAGTGCAGAACTTGATATATTACTTGATTTCTTATGTTGATTACTTTTCGTTTTTGAGTTGGCAAAACATGATTCAAAGTTTCCAAATTCTCTCCTGAAAAATTAGGCTTGATGGACATATCAAACATTGTCAAAACTCTCCAGATTTATAATCCATCCAACTGATATATTGAATAGTAAACTAGGGCTAAAAACCAACTATGTAtatcaaaacacaatatttttaaagattgGATAATGTACATGGTAAATTGAAGAATACCAATAACAGGAATAAaacctaattttaatatttggatgcctcagaagtcaaacggtgtaagtcacattttccctaaaaatgacttatgggatataacacttattattatatatagaaatattattatttccttgttgtatttatgaatatgttacccatgttatgataaataaagacagtttacagtcggaaaaattaaagaatactcatgaacgatcacatcaatcacatattcaGATTactaataatctatctctctcgtttgttatttatgggaaaaaacagcaaatacaaaatatgtgattgactgattgatgtgatcgttcatgggctCTGAGCTTCACTGGtggcgctcctggcggattactaattcaactttcaccggtaatttttaaatttattatttaattgttatcgcttaatatttacaatgcaaaaaattaaataaattgtactcgattatttttaagattttgctaatcattttgacattctattgataaaatatgaatttcttacttcggatacttacacaattatcgtgtagatggcgctaagattaccgtttatttcaatcaacgatattacggaacattaaaaaaacataaattcagtatttaaaacgtaagtatatttaaggtaaaaatatatacctaccacagctttgaccaactaatattttttataattaatgtttttacttttaattttaaattaatcactttgacatttatgtcaaatttccggtaaacgtttacagacttgccactactggcggtcgtgaatttgtaaatatcccctctacg
This genomic window from Diabrotica virgifera virgifera chromosome 1, PGI_DIABVI_V3a contains:
- the LOC126892915 gene encoding MATH and LRR domain-containing protein PFE0570w-like, encoding MQSNQTLNDFPKISLNLKNSALSAVKALHVVAYGDKGLPRQTRKNLRNFTKFSWDKESEEYSTKIEDVKNKLSMPDLVAVCSVLDLNYTGSEDDVIERICSFLNDFNLEDENDDEDEDASDDDGDKDVYYKENGKDVTEDDRYNEDNDANSDKDAYHEEEGKDVTDDDNNDDDMDDERTTDLFTRNRSKSNKMTRGRLNDSFALTFRDVEDSIRNFDGKDDYPIGKWITDFEEISNLMGWNDLQMLIFAKRSLKGIAKLYIQSEKGVNSWKLLKKRLTAEFENKISSAEIHRMLMNRKKKQGESVQEYVLRMREIGSRGNIENEVIMQYIIEGIMDDPANKVILYGAKNFNDFKEKIKLYELIKKQTTQKSVKTETHKKTWTNEEVRRDERRAPQSRNKNVSIVELRDTDRRIVLTKPRE